A window of the Nocardia sp. NBC_01329 genome harbors these coding sequences:
- a CDS encoding MlaD family protein, with the protein MSSVRGPAIGLSVFGVVALCCLSLVMTRVREPVDSADAEYTAVFADVSGLTAGSGVQLAGARIGTVTAIDIADDTTAQLEFSIDRGRSVLDTTHAAVRYQSLLGQYYLELFESRPGGSPLAAGATIPRERTGPGFDVSRLFDGFRPLFTALDVEELGRLAQNVIRVLQGDNAGIGPILTGLGDLLQNATNEHAAVAVLIHNLGKIAAEIGGTVEQVAVLIERIAGLIELFGNAGKLVESLFAEDSTIEGGLLAEPESRIEGDHPSLHEQLQLLASRPDQLVEVLSLKPELIDGLDSDHPAGSTVSATTCPTWPFAPGGLAGTQDRAVCR; encoded by the coding sequence ATGTCATCAGTGCGTGGCCCCGCGATCGGGTTGTCCGTCTTCGGTGTCGTCGCACTGTGTTGCCTGAGCCTCGTCATGACCCGAGTGCGTGAACCGGTCGACAGCGCTGACGCCGAATACACGGCGGTCTTCGCCGATGTTTCCGGGCTGACCGCCGGTAGCGGTGTGCAGCTGGCCGGGGCCCGGATCGGAACCGTCACCGCGATCGATATCGCCGACGACACCACGGCGCAGTTGGAATTCTCCATCGACCGTGGCCGATCGGTCCTGGATACCACCCACGCCGCGGTCCGATATCAGAGCCTGCTCGGGCAGTACTACCTGGAACTGTTCGAGTCCCGGCCCGGAGGGTCCCCGCTTGCCGCCGGGGCGACGATTCCGCGCGAGCGGACCGGGCCGGGTTTCGACGTCTCGCGGCTGTTCGACGGGTTCCGACCCCTGTTCACGGCGCTCGACGTCGAGGAGCTGGGTCGGTTGGCGCAGAATGTGATTCGTGTCCTGCAGGGTGACAACGCGGGTATCGGACCGATCCTGACGGGTCTGGGCGACCTACTGCAGAATGCGACGAACGAACACGCGGCCGTCGCGGTGCTGATCCACAATCTGGGAAAGATCGCCGCCGAGATCGGCGGCACGGTCGAACAGGTCGCCGTGCTGATCGAGCGGATAGCCGGCCTCATCGAGCTGTTCGGCAACGCCGGCAAACTGGTGGAGTCGCTGTTCGCGGAGGATTCGACGATCGAGGGCGGACTTCTCGCTGAACCGGAATCTCGCATCGAAGGCGATCACCCGTCGCTGCACGAGCAGTTGCAGTTGCTCGCTTCCCGCCCCGATCAGCTCGTGGAAGTCCTGTCGCTGAAGCCGGAACTGATCGACGGGTTGGACTCGGATCATCCTGCGGGAAGCACGGTATCCGCTACCACCTGCCCGACCTGGCCGTTCGCCCCAGGGGGCCTGGCCGGAACGCAGGATCGGGCGGTATGTCGATGA